The sequence CGTTGTGCTGGACGGCGTTCGACAACAGGTTCTCGAACGCCTCCTCCAGCAACTCGTCGGCGACGACGACGCCCACATCGTCGAGTGACCCCTGAACCTCGTACGTCGCCTGCTCGAACGTCGCTTCGGCTCGGTCGAGTTCTCGACGGAGGACATCCCCGAGGTCGATCCGTTCCAGTTCTCGGTCCTTGGACGTCGTGAGGACATCCATCAGCGCACGCAGCTTCTCGACGAGGTCGATCATCTCCTCGGTGTGGTCGGCCGCCGTCTCGACGTGCGTGTAGGCTTCGGGATCGGCGTACTGCCTGATCAGTCCGAGCCGCGCGTCGACGACGTTGAGACTGTTCAGCAGGTTGTGCCGCACGAGACGGTTGATGAACTCCAGACGCTCGCGTTCGTGTTCGAGTTGCTGTTCGTACTCCCGGCGCTCCGTCATGTCCTGCGTGATCTTGATGAATCCCCGTACGTCGCCGTCGTCGTCGTCGCGGAGCGCCGTGATGGTGACGTTGGCCCAGAACGTCGACCCGTCGTTTCGGACGCGTTTGCCTTCGTCCTCGATCCGACCGTGTTCGGCCGCTTTCCGGATGTTCGCCGCCGGACGGCCGGCCGCACGGTCTTCCTCGGTGTAGAACGTCGAGAAATGCTCGCCGATGACCTCCGACCGATCGTAGCCTTTCAACCGTTTCGCGCCAGCGTTCCAGGTCCGGATATAGCCGTCCCGGTCGAGGACGAAGATGGCGTAGTCCGCCACGGCGCGGACGAGTTCCTGGAACTGGGCGGGGGCGAAATCAGCAGGCCCCTCGGACGGCCGTTTCTGATCGACCGGTCGCCACCAGATGCGCTGAGAGCCGACCGGTTTGGTCCGGAGCGCCCCCTCGTCTACCAGGGTTCGGAGGCGGGCGGCGGCAGTCCGCTGGTCACACGCCAGTTCGGCGGCGACTTCGCCCGTCGTGAGTGGCGTCCCAGCGGACTCCGTCCGGCGGAAGACCGCCAGCGGCTGGTCGGCGTCTTCCGACGACGACTCGTCGGCCATACGTGAGACACCCATCCTCGGACGTAAAAAAAACTGGTCTCCAGCGGTGAGTGCCCGGATATCGAGCGTCTTCGCCGAGATAGAGTGGTGAGACCGAGCGATCCGATGTATTTATACGAATCATGCACCATTGTCCGACTGTCCCGGCGCGGGACAGCGAAACCGGACGGAGACCGTCTGCGCCGTTGGTCCAGTGGTAGGACAGTGGCTTCCCAAGCCACTAGCCCGGGTTCAATTCCCGGACGGCGCACTCCTTTCAGTCGTTTGCCGTCCGACATCCCACTCGCTCACTTCGTTCCCTCGCGGGACTCCCGGCCGGCGCATTTCCGCCGAACGAAGTGAGGCGGAATCGACACGGGAAGTGAACCCTATCAGTCGCAGCGTCCCAGTGTCTTCGCACAACGCTGCACCTCACGACGGAACGAACCGAATCACTCTGTCGTCGGCCGCAACCGGCGACCCCCGCCCGTCGCGGTTGCTGGTTACGGCGTGGAGATGGCCGTCGGGACCGGTGAACACCGTCCGAATCCGGCCGAACTCGCCGTCGAACAGGCGCTCCTCGGTGGCGACATCGGCGTCGATGCCCTCGCCGCGGAATCGTACTCGGTGGACGTGCTCGGCCACGAGTGTCCCGAAAAAGAAGTCCCCCCGCCAGGCGTCGATGGGGCCGTCGTAGAAGGTGGCGCTCCCCGGCGCGATGGTCGGCGTGTAACTGGTGACGGGGTCAGTGAAGCGGTCGTCGGCGCTCGGGCCGGTCACTACGGGCCAGCCGTAGTTGTCGCCGGGGCGCAGGACGTTGATCTCGTCGCCGACACGCGGGCCGTGTTCGGTACTGTAGAGCGTGCCGTCGCGGACGGCGAGTCCCTGCGGGTTGCGGTGGCCGTAACTGAACACCGGGGAGTCGAAGGGGTTGTCCGGGTGTGGATCGCCGTCGAACGTCACGCGGAGCACCGACCCGGCGAGGACATCGGGGTTCTGTCCCCGATCCTCGACGGCGGCGTCGCCACAGGTCATGTAGAGCGCGTCGTCGTGGACGAGGAGTCGGCCGCCATCGTGGATGTTCGCGCCGGGGATGCCGGCGAGCAGCGTCTCCGACACCCAGCCGTCGTCGAGGTCGTGGCGAACGAGGCGATTCGCCCGTCGGCCCGCGTCCGTCTCGTAGGTCTGGTGCGTGTAGGCGTACGGTTCGTCGGGGTGGAAGGCGAGTCCAAGGAGGCCGCCCTCGCCGACCGGGGCGAGGTCGGGGATCCCCTCGACGACGGGGACGACCCGGCCGTCGTCGAGGCGGCTGATCCGCCCCGGACGCTCGGTGAGATGGAGCGTCCCGTCTCGGAAGGCCGTGCCCCACGGCACCTCCAGACCCGTCGCGAGTATCTCGGCCGTCACCCCCTCGGCGTCGACGGCGTGGGTAGCGGGCGTCGCGCTCCTCGCCGGCGTGTCGGTGTCCGGCCCTCCCTGTCGACCCGCACACCCGCCGAGCGCCACCGCCGCGCCGACGGTCGTCAGATAGCGGCGCCGGTCCATACCGACACCTGGGGAGCGAGGGACAAAAGCCTGTAGTAGCGGTCGTGTACAGGGCGGCGAACTAGGGTTTCTCCGAAGTCGGCAGAGATTCTCGGGGGACCGTCCCCGCGAGGATCGCTGGACAGTGACGATGATCCGATGAGCGACAGCCGCTAGTTCGGCGCGGTGCGATCCCGCTGGAACTCGTCGAAGACGTCGAGGTCGTCCGGCAGGTCGTAGTCGATGCGGCGCGCCTCCTGGCGGTTCTCGCCGCCCGCATCGAGCGGTTCGGCCACCTCCTCCCAGCCGGGCTTGACGCGAACGCTCTTGGCGGGCATGCCGACGGCGATGTGGTGGTCCGGCACGTCGCCCTGGACGACCGCTCGGGCACCGACGACGGCGTTCTCGCCGACGCGGGACCCCGCGCTGACCATCGCGTCGTAGGTGACGCGGACGTCGTCCTCAATGATCGTGTGGTAGTTGCGCACCTCGGTCTGGTCGACGATGTCGTGGTCGTGGCTGTAGAGGTGGACGCCGTCGGAGATGGAGACGCGGTCGCCGATCGTCAGTCGCCCGCGGTCGTCGAGGTGGACGTCGTCGTGGATGACGACGTTGTCGCCGATGGAGATGTTGTGCCCGTAGGTGACCGAGATGCCCTTGAAGAATCGGCAGTTGTCGCCACACTCCGCAAAGAGGTGATCGGCGAGCATCCGGCGGAACCGGAGGGCGAACTCGACGTTGTCGGCCATCGGCGTGGCGTCGAACTGTCGCCAGAGCCACTGGAGATGTTTCGACCGCTGGAACCGGTCTTCGTCTTTCTCGGCGTAGTACTCGCTTTCGAGCGTGGCGTTACAGGGGTCGTACCCCTGCAGGCGGACGCGCTCCGCCGGCGACACCGACTCGCCCGCCTGCCATCGCTCGTACGCCTCGCGGTCCCCGAACAGGTCGACCAACACGTCCTGAACCACCGCACACGTTTCTTCCTCGGAGGAGAGGCGTTCGTCGACGTGATCGATAAATTCCTCGACACCCGCGTCGGCCGTCGCGGGGAGCGAGACGCGTCGCTTCGTCATAGCACGCGTCATTAGCTATGGGCCCCCAAATGGGTTCGGGTGTGCGCAGCCGGCGAACAGCAGGGGGGAGAGAGCTGGCCGAACCGTGCGGAATGGGTCCCGACAGTCACCGCCTCCGTGATGGCGATCGCCGGAACTGACGTCTACGGCCCGTATCAGGCGAGGAAGACGTGACGCGGGCGGTCCGCGAGCACGTCACGCCCCCACGAGACGGTGTCGGCGAAGTCGTCGGAGCGGAAGAAGTCCATGGCGTCCTCCTTCGAGCGCCACTGGCTGGCGATGAACATGTCGTTCTCGTCTTCGAGGTTGATCATTAGATCCGTCTCGCCGTGGCCCGCCATCTCCGCGAGCACGTCGCCGACCGTCTCAAACTTCTCGACGAAGTCCTCGCGGTGTTCGGGCTTGACGGTGTAGAACATGCCCATCGTCCCGAAGCCGGACTCCTCGCCCGCCCGACTCACGATGCCCGGCAGTTCCGAGAGGAACCCCGCGGCGGTGTCGGCGGCGCTCGCGGTGTCCCAGATGCTCACGACCGCCCGCCGGTCGCGGTCGAGGGCGTCGTACACAGCGGTCTTGACGTGCGTATCGTAGTGATCGAAGTTCGAGCGGAGTCCCTCGACCTCGTCGAACAGGTCGTCGGCGTCGGCCTCGGAGTAGAGCACCGTCGCGTAGACATCCTCGCCGTGAGGCTGGCCGGCGTAGATGTCCAGATCCGCGAGTTCGCCGCGGATATCGTCGTCCTCGCCCTCGCTGTCGTCGGCTTCGGCGCCGTCGTGGTGGGTGCCACCCTCGCCGTGTGCGTCGTCGCCGTGGTGGCCGTCGTCGTGACCGCCCTCACCGTGGGCATCCGCATCGTGATGGCCGTCGCCCTCGACCGGCACCGACTCGCCCGCGAGGAACGCATCGAGGTCAGTGGGCGGGAACCGGCGACCGACGTAGAACGGCCCGAACTCGCTGTAGCGAGCGCTGGCCTCGTCGTATCGCATCTCGTAGACGATGTCCTTGAGATGGGTCGGGTCGTCCGAGAAGAGAGTGACGCCCCACTCCCAGTCGTCGAGACCGACGGAAGAGGCGACGATCTGTTTCACCCGCCCGCCGAACTCCCGGCCGTGTTCGCCGTGCTCTTCCATCATCTCGCGACGGCGCTCGAAGGGCAGGTCGTACCAGTTGTCCTGTTCGCCCCGCTTCCGACTCATCGGGTAGAAACTGAGGTAGCCGTCGTCCGGGATCTCGGGTTCGAGTTTCCCCTCGATGTAGCGACGGAGACCGGTGTCGACCTCCTCTTCGTCCTCTTCGAAGTAGGCGTCGGAGACGTAGCCGCTGACCTCGGTGACGGCGACGTAGGACGTGGACTGCTCGGTGAACGCGCCGAGGGCCGTGCGGTCGAACTGCCGTTCGGCCGTCGACAGCGCATCGAGCGTGGGGCGCAGGTGGACGATCAGGAGGTCGGCCTTGTGGCCGACCATCGCGAAGACGGCGGAGGCGCCGTCGTCCGCGTCGGCGACTGCCTCGTGGCGCTGGAGGTAGTCGACGCCCTCGTCGATGGCGTCCTCGCGTTCGCGCTGGGGCGCGTCGCGCCACGCCGCCCAGTCGATGCGACGGAAGTCGTGCAGTACGTACCAGCCTTCGTCCGTCTGGGGTGGCTCGCGCATGTACCGCCCCGTTGGCACCGCGGGAGTATGGGAGTTGCGTGTTCGCGCCGAGGCGGTGTGGTCGGCGGTGGCGAGTGCGGTGCGGTTGCAGTGGCGGCGGGAGGGGTGTCGACCGCGAACGACCGCAGGGAGTGAGCGGGCCAAGGAGGCCCCGGAGGGACTGACGCAGGCTTTTGGTCGAGCTTTTATCAGCGAGTGAGCGGAGCGAACGAGCGCAATAAAAGGTCGGAGTTGGAGCGAACGAGCGCAATAAAAGGTCGGAGTTGGAGCGAACGAGCGCAATAAAAGGTCGGAGCGCAGCAAAAGGTCGTTTAGAGCACCTGCGGCCCGAACAGCATCAGGAGCAGCGACGCGAGCATCGTCAGGCCGACGCCGGTGGTGATGGTCCGCACCACGCGCATCGGGTTCTCGACCGGGAGCCGGGAGACCACGGCCTCGGCGCACATCCGCAGGATGCGGCCGCCGTCGAGCGGATAGCCCGGGATGCAGTTGAACAGGCCGAGTTGCAGGTTGACCCACGCCGCCCAGAACAGCGTGTTCGCGAGGATGAACACGCCGTCACCCAGGGGCGCGAGCGGTCCCTGAATCACGTAGAAGTTGGTGATCGAGGGCGTGAAGCCGGGGAAGTTCGGAATGCCGAGGACGAACGACGCCAGCGGCAAGACGAGCGCCAAGTAAACGAGCGCGAACGGCGAGTCGGTCAGCCCGGAGAACGCGCCAGCCGATCCCGTCTCGTCGGTCCCCCCGAGCAGTTCGAGATACGTGCCCGCGGGGTAGGTCCGGACGCCGAAGTCGGTCACGAGCATCCCGCTCGTGCCGGGGAAGATGTCGACGCCGAGGAAGCCGTTGCCGTCCCGTGGATTCTCGCCGAGTCGAACGTCGTAGGTCTGGAACTCTCCGTCGACGTGGGTGCGGACGGGAACCCGGTCGCCCTCGTCGTAGCCGTCGAGGACGCGCGACAGGTCGGTCGAGGAGGTGACGCGCTCGCCACCGATCGAGGTGACGATCAGGCTGGTGTTCGTCGGCGCGCTCGCGTTGGCGAGCGGTCCGTTCGGCGCGACGCGGGTGACGTACGCCCCGATGGGGACGACGCGCTCACCGGCCGTCGTTTCGAGGCTGGCGACCGTGCGGTTTGCCGTCGCCGCCCGGAACTCGCCGCGGGTGTGGACCGGCGTGCCGTTGACCGCGGTCACGCCGATGGGTTCGCTCCCCTCCTCGACGGAGAGGTTGGCGGGGTTCCCGCCGACGGTGCCGACGATCATCAGCTCCCGCTCGACCTGGACGGTCCGCTCGCCGTCGAGTTCGACCGTGACCGTCCGGTCCTCGGCCGCGAGGAGGGCGTCGTTCATGTCGCGTTCGGTGGTCACGTTCGTTCCCGCGATGGCGGTGAGACGGTCGCCGTTGGAGATCCCCGCCGTCGCGGCGGGTGACCCCTCGTACGCACCGTCGACGGCGACGCCCGGCGCGACGCCAATAGCGCCGACGACGGGGCCAAAGAGGAGGGCAAAGGCCACCGCCGTCAGGACGAAGTTGTTGGTGACGCCGGCGGCGAACATCCGGGTCCGAGCCCCCCGGTCGGCGTCAGCCTGGCTCTCCTCGTCGGGTTCGACGAACGCGCCGACGGGGAGGAGCGTGAGAAAGACGACGCCCATCGACTCGATGTCGATGTCCTCGACGCGGCAGAGCAGGCCGTGCCCGCCCTCGTGAACGACGAGGCCGAGGAGCAGGCCGAAGACGATCTCCGGCGCGACCGCGAGCGGGAGGAAGTCGTTGACGCCCGGGACGACGAGGAAGTTCTGTGGCTGGTTGACCGCCGTCGGTGCCGGCGGATTGCGGACGATGCTCACGGCCTGGAAGACCAGGAGGAAGAACATCCCGGCCATGATGACCAGCGCGATGCCGACGCCGACGTTGCTCCAAGCCCGCCAGAAGCGTTTCGGACGTGCGAGGCGGGTGAGCAGGGCGCGGCCGCGGCGCGTGTGGACCGTCGCGAGGGGCCCCTGAATCCGAACGGCGTCCGGGAGATACCCCCGGATCTGGAGGGCTTTCGCCCCGAGGGAGTAGACGAGAACGCCGAGGAGCACCCAGAACAGCGTGTTCATCGACCGAACCGAGGTCCGCGACGGCAAAAGGCGTTCGGATACGGACCGACGGGGCGAAACCCCACCGGCTTTTCCCCACCGGGGGCCAAACGACAGCCATGACTCGTTTCGACGCTGCCGACCCCAGCGACCGACCGGCGCTGTTCGCGGAGGCGGTGCTCGCCCACCGGAAGCGCGGGAGCCCGTTTCTCACCGCCGAAGTCGACCCCGACGACGTGCCGGACGCCGGCGGCGCGGACGAAAGCGCGACCGTTCCCTGGGTCCAGTTCGCCGACGAAACGTTCAACCTCGACTGCACCGACGCGGAACTCGACCGCCTGAAGGCGCTACTCGACGAGTTCCCCGAGTTCCGCATCGAACAGATCGAACGGCCGGAGGACGCGGAGGGAGCGAACGTCCGCATCACCGCTCGCGCCGATGCGAGCCGCCTCGGTCAGTTCATGGACCGCGCCCTACAGGCGACCTACGACCTCGACGACGACTACCGGGCGTGGGTGACGCAGGTGTGAGACGGTTTATTGGAAGTCAGTACCGGTGGGTCGCCGGCCCGTCTTGGTGACCCACCGGTCGACAGGGACAATAATCCGTATGAGAAGAGGGGAACGACCATATACGTGGAACGCCGGCACTCCGATATGAGCCGAGGACGCCGATCACAACACGGAGGCGTCGCGGCGTGAGCGACGCAAACTTGCTCTCGCGACCGCTGATTCCCGTCGCGACGGCGGAAGACGCCGTCGAAACCAGTCGGACGGCGTTTCCACGCATCGCGGCCGCGGGTGGACGGCCGCTCGTCATCAACGTTATCGAAAAGGCCGGCGGCGCGCCCGACAAGGCCTCCGTCGAGCAGCGCGAACTGGCCGCCGAAGCGGCGTTTACGGCCGCGCGTGACCACGCCGACGACATCGGTCTCGACATCGACACCGAGATCCGATACGGGACCGATGTCGCCGAGACCATCATCCAGGCGGCCGGCGACATCGACGCCAGCGCCATCGTGTTCCGCCCCCGCGGCGGATCGTGGTGGCTCGACCTCCTGACCGGCGACGTGCGGGATGCGCTCGTCACGG comes from Haloplanus sp. XH21 and encodes:
- a CDS encoding acyltransferase, with product MTKRRVSLPATADAGVEEFIDHVDERLSSEEETCAVVQDVLVDLFGDREAYERWQAGESVSPAERVRLQGYDPCNATLESEYYAEKDEDRFQRSKHLQWLWRQFDATPMADNVEFALRFRRMLADHLFAECGDNCRFFKGISVTYGHNISIGDNVVIHDDVHLDDRGRLTIGDRVSISDGVHLYSHDHDIVDQTEVRNYHTIIEDDVRVTYDAMVSAGSRVGENAVVGARAVVQGDVPDHHIAVGMPAKSVRVKPGWEEVAEPLDAGGENRQEARRIDYDLPDDLDVFDEFQRDRTAPN
- a CDS encoding heme-binding protein, which gives rise to MREPPQTDEGWYVLHDFRRIDWAAWRDAPQREREDAIDEGVDYLQRHEAVADADDGASAVFAMVGHKADLLIVHLRPTLDALSTAERQFDRTALGAFTEQSTSYVAVTEVSGYVSDAYFEEDEEEVDTGLRRYIEGKLEPEIPDDGYLSFYPMSRKRGEQDNWYDLPFERRREMMEEHGEHGREFGGRVKQIVASSVGLDDWEWGVTLFSDDPTHLKDIVYEMRYDEASARYSEFGPFYVGRRFPPTDLDAFLAGESVPVEGDGHHDADAHGEGGHDDGHHGDDAHGEGGTHHDGAEADDSEGEDDDIRGELADLDIYAGQPHGEDVYATVLYSEADADDLFDEVEGLRSNFDHYDTHVKTAVYDALDRDRRAVVSIWDTASAADTAAGFLSELPGIVSRAGEESGFGTMGMFYTVKPEHREDFVEKFETVGDVLAEMAGHGETDLMINLEDENDMFIASQWRSKEDAMDFFRSDDFADTVSWGRDVLADRPRHVFLA
- a CDS encoding PQQ-dependent sugar dehydrogenase, translated to MDRRRYLTTVGAAVALGGCAGRQGGPDTDTPARSATPATHAVDAEGVTAEILATGLEVPWGTAFRDGTLHLTERPGRISRLDDGRVVPVVEGIPDLAPVGEGGLLGLAFHPDEPYAYTHQTYETDAGRRANRLVRHDLDDGWVSETLLAGIPGANIHDGGRLLVHDDALYMTCGDAAVEDRGQNPDVLAGSVLRVTFDGDPHPDNPFDSPVFSYGHRNPQGLAVRDGTLYSTEHGPRVGDEINVLRPGDNYGWPVVTGPSADDRFTDPVTSYTPTIAPGSATFYDGPIDAWRGDFFFGTLVAEHVHRVRFRGEGIDADVATEERLFDGEFGRIRTVFTGPDGHLHAVTSNRDGRGSPVAADDRVIRFVPS
- a CDS encoding ATP-binding protein, coding for MADESSSEDADQPLAVFRRTESAGTPLTTGEVAAELACDQRTAAARLRTLVDEGALRTKPVGSQRIWWRPVDQKRPSEGPADFAPAQFQELVRAVADYAIFVLDRDGYIRTWNAGAKRLKGYDRSEVIGEHFSTFYTEEDRAAGRPAANIRKAAEHGRIEDEGKRVRNDGSTFWANVTITALRDDDDGDVRGFIKITQDMTERREYEQQLEHERERLEFINRLVRHNLLNSLNVVDARLGLIRQYADPEAYTHVETAADHTEEMIDLVEKLRALMDVLTTSKDRELERIDLGDVLRRELDRAEATFEQATYEVQGSLDDVGVVVADELLEEAFENLLSNAVQHNDTERPRITIEVERDAETTTVRIADNGPGVPNEMKETIFQRGEKRFESPGTGFGLYFVKEIVEAYGGTIDVSDNDPRGAVFSVTLPHV
- a CDS encoding site-2 protease family protein; its protein translation is MNTLFWVLLGVLVYSLGAKALQIRGYLPDAVRIQGPLATVHTRRGRALLTRLARPKRFWRAWSNVGVGIALVIMAGMFFLLVFQAVSIVRNPPAPTAVNQPQNFLVVPGVNDFLPLAVAPEIVFGLLLGLVVHEGGHGLLCRVEDIDIESMGVVFLTLLPVGAFVEPDEESQADADRGARTRMFAAGVTNNFVLTAVAFALLFGPVVGAIGVAPGVAVDGAYEGSPAATAGISNGDRLTAIAGTNVTTERDMNDALLAAEDRTVTVELDGERTVQVERELMIVGTVGGNPANLSVEEGSEPIGVTAVNGTPVHTRGEFRAATANRTVASLETTAGERVVPIGAYVTRVAPNGPLANASAPTNTSLIVTSIGGERVTSSTDLSRVLDGYDEGDRVPVRTHVDGEFQTYDVRLGENPRDGNGFLGVDIFPGTSGMLVTDFGVRTYPAGTYLELLGGTDETGSAGAFSGLTDSPFALVYLALVLPLASFVLGIPNFPGFTPSITNFYVIQGPLAPLGDGVFILANTLFWAAWVNLQLGLFNCIPGYPLDGGRILRMCAEAVVSRLPVENPMRVVRTITTGVGLTMLASLLLMLFGPQVL
- a CDS encoding universal stress protein, with product MSDANLLSRPLIPVATAEDAVETSRTAFPRIAAAGGRPLVINVIEKAGGAPDKASVEQRELAAEAAFTAARDHADDIGLDIDTEIRYGTDVAETIIQAAGDIDASAIVFRPRGGSWWLDLLTGDVRDALVTESDRPVVVFPADESEEETQ